ACCTTGACCAGGCCGGGGATCAGCATGACGTTCTCGTAGGAGAACTGCTCGTGCAGCTGACCCTTCACCTCGGAGAGGTACTTCTCCTTGAGGCGGGGGGTCACCTTCTCAACAGTCGTCTCAGACATCAGATGTCCTCACCGGTCCGCTTGGCAACGCGGATCTTGTTGCCCTGGTCGTCAAAGCGGTAGCCGACGCGGGTGACGACCTTCTTGCCGTCCTTCTCCACGACCAGCTGGACGTTGGAGACGTGCACCGGGGCCTCGACGGTCACGATGCCACCCTGCGTGCCGGGGCCCGGCTTGGTGTGCTTCTTGACCCGGTTGACACCCTCGACGAGGACCTTGTTGTCAGCGGGCATGGCCTGAATGACCTTGCCCTGCTTGCCCTTGTCCTTGCCGGTGATGACCTGGACCAGGTCACCCTTCTTGATCTTCATGCTGTTCGCCATGGGTCAGAGCACCTCCGGCGCCAGCGAGATGATCTTCATGAACTTCTTGTCGCGCAGCTCGCGGCCCACCGGGCCGAAGATGCGGGTACCGCGGGGGTCGCCATCGGTGTTCTTGAGAACGACAGCGGCGTTCTCGTCGAAACGGATGTACGAGCCGTCCGGACGGCGGCGCTCCTTGACGGTGCGAACGACGACGCACTTGACGACGTCGCCCTTCTTCACCGAGCCGCCGGGGATCGCGTCCTTGACGGTGGCGACGATGACGTCGCCGATACCGGCGTAGCGGCGACCGGAGCCACCGAGAACGCGGATGCAGAGAATCTCCTTGGCACCCGTGTTGTCGGCGACGCGCAGTCGCGACTCCTGCTGGATCACAGCTTTCTCCTGATCGTCAACAAGTGTTGACGGGCCGGCCGCTGCTCACACCCGCGCCCCTGGGGGCCTGGTGCACATACGGCCGTACCGCGAACAACCTTGTTACTTGGCCTTCTCGAGGATCTCGACGACGCGCCAGCGCTTCGTCGCGGACAGCGGCCGGGTCTCCATCAGGAGGACACGGTCGCCGACACCGCACGCGTTCTGCTCGTCGTGCGCCTTCAGCTTGTTGGTACGGCGGATGACCTTGCCGTACAGCGCGTGCTTGACGCGGTCCTCGACGGCGACGACGACGGTCTTGTCCATCTTGTCGCTGACGACCAGACCCTCGCGGGTCTTGCGGAAACCGCGCGTCTCGTTGGTGTTCTCAGTCATCAGGCGTTCTCCACCGTCTCGATGCCCAGCTCGCGCTCGCGCATCAGGGTGTAGATCCGCGCGATGTCCTTACGGACCAGCCGGAGCCGTCCGTGGTTGTCGAGCTGCCCGGTCGCCGCCTGGAAGCGGAGGTTGAACAGCTCCTCCTTGGCCTCACGGAGCTTGGCAACGAGAGCCTCGTTGTCCAGTTCGCGAAGCTCAGCAGCCTTGGTAGCGGCCGACATCAGCTCTCACCGTCCTCGCGCCGAACGATCCGGCACTTCATCGGAAGCTTGTGCGCGGCACGGGTGAGCGCCTCGCGAGCAATCTTCTCGTTCGGGTACGACAGTTCGAACATGACCCGACCCGGGTGCACGTTCGCGATCCACCACTCCGGCGAACCCTTACCGGAACCCATGCGGGTCTCGGCCGGCTTCTTGGTGAGCGGGCGGTCCGGGTAGATGTTGATCCAGACCTTGCCGCCACGACGGATGTGACGGGTGATCGCGATACGAGCGGACTCGATCTGACGGTTCGTCACGTAGGCCGGGGTCACGGCCTGGATGCCGAACTGGCCGAACGCCAGCTCGGTGCCACCCTTGGCCGCGCCGCGGCGCTTCGGGTGGTGCTGCTTGCGGTGCTTGACCCGACGGGGGATCAGCATGAGGGTCAGGCCTCCGTTCCGGTGTTCTCAGCGGCGGCCGGAGCCTCCACCGCGGCAGCCGGGGCCTGGGCCTCGGCAGCGGCGGGACGGCGGCCACGGCCACCGCGCTCGCCACCACGGCCACCGCGCTCGCCACCGCGGGCGGGACGACCGCCCTCGGGACGGGCCGGACGGTTGCCGGAGCGGGCAGCGGCGTTCTCAGCGCGGACCTCGGCGATGTTCTTGACGTCGCCCTTGTAGATCCAGACCTTCACGCCGATGCGGCCGAAGGTGGTCTTGGCCTCGAAGAAGCCGTAGTCGACGTTCGCGCGCAGGGTGTGCAGCGGCACACGGCCTTCGCGGTAGAACTCCGAACGGCTCATCTCGGCGCCGCCGAGACGACCGGAGCACTGGACCTTGATGCCCTTGGCGCCGGCCTTCATGGTCGACTGCATGCTCTTGCGCATGGCGCGACGGAAGGAGACGCGGGAGGACAGCTGCTCCGCGACGCCCTGAGCCACGAGCTGGGCGTCCAGCTCGGGGTTCTTGACCTCGAGGATGTTCAGCTGGACCTGCTTGCCGGTCAGCTTCTCCAGGTTGCCCCGGATCTTGTCGGCCTCCGCGCCGCGGCGGCCGATCACGATGCCCGGACGGGCGGTGTGGATGTCCACGCGGACGCGGTCACGGGTGCGCTCGATCTCGACCTTGGAGATGCCGGCGCGCTCCATGCCCTTCGTCATGAGACGACGGATGGCGACGTCTTCCTTGACGTAGTCCTTGTACAGCTTGTCGGCGTACCAGCGGGACTTGAAGTCCGTGCTGATGCCGAGGCGGAACCCGTGCGGGTTAACCTTCTGGCCCATTACCGGGTCCCTTCCTTGCTGCTGACGACCACGGTGATGTGGCTGGTCCGCTTGCGGATCCGGTAGGCACGGCCCTGGGCGCGCGGACGGAACCGCTTCAGGGTCGGGCCCTCGTCAACGTACGCCTCGGAGATGTAGAGGTCGTCCGTGTTGGAGTGGTTGTAGTTGTGCGCGGCGTTGGCGATGGCGCTGTTGAGCACCTTGCCGACCGGCACAGTGGCAGCCTGCGGAGCGAAACGCAGGACCGCCTGGGCCTCCGTGGCCGGCAGGCCACGGATGAGGTCCACCACGCGGCGGGCCTTCATGGGCGTGACGCGGATGTACCGCGCCTGGGCCCTGGCTTCCATGGTTGTCCCCTTAATGGAGTAAGTCACTTTGTCGTTCTGGCGCTACAGCTCGCGGAAGCGATTAGCGACGCTTCGACTTGCGGTCTTCCTTCACGTGCCCCTTGAAGGTGCGCGTGGGAGCGAACTCGCCGAGCTTGTGGCCGACCATCGACTCGGTGACGAACACCGGGACGTGCTTGCGGCCATCGTGAACCGCGATCGTGTGGCCGAGCATGGCCGGGGAGATCACGGAACGACGGGACCAGGTCTTGATGACGTTCTGCGTGCCCGCCTCGTTCTGCACGTCCACCTTCTTCTGAAGGTGGTCGTCGATGAAGGGGCCCTTCTTGAGACTGCGCGGCATCTGACCTGCTCCTAGCGCTTCTTGTTGGTCTTGCGGCGGCGCACGATGAGGGAGTCCGACGCCTTGTTCGGGCGACGGGTGCGGCCCTCGGGCTTGCCCCACGGCGAGACCGGGTGGCGACCACCGGAGGTCTTACCCTCACCACCACCGTGCGGGTGGTCGATCGGGTTCATGGCCACACCACGCACGGTCGGGCGGACGCCCTTCCAGCGCATACGGCCGGCCTTGCCCCAGTTGATGTTCGACTGCTCGGCGTTGCCGACCTCGCCGACGGTGGCGCGGCAGCGCGCGTCGACCAGGCGGATCTCACCGGAGGGCATGCGCAGGTGCGCCATGCGGCCCTCACGGGCGAGCAGCTGAATGCCGGAACCCGCGGAGCGGGCCAGCTTGGCGCCACCGCCGGGACGGAGCTCCACCGCGTGGATGGTGGTACCGACCGGGATGTTGCGCAGCGGCAGGTTGTTGCCCGGCTTGATGTCGGCGCCAGCGCCGTTCTCGATCCGGTCACCCTGCGCGACGCCGCGGGGGGCGATGATGTAGCGCTTCTCGCCGTCCGCGTAGTGCAGGAGCGCGATGCGCGCGGTGCGGTTGGGGTCGTACTCGATGTGTGCGACCTTGGCCGGCACGCCGTCCTTGTCGTGACGACGGAAGTCGATCAGACGGTAGGCGCGCTTGTGACCGCCACCCTGGTGGCGAGCAGTGACACGACCGGCGTTGTTACGGCCGCCCTTGCTGTGCAGCGGGCGAACCAGCGACTTCTCCGGCGTGGACCGCGTGATTTCGACGAAGTCGGCCACGCTGGAGCCACGACGGCCCGGCGTAGTCGGCTTGTACTTGCGGATACCCATTTCTGTCCTCGTCCTTTACGACGATCGCAGTCCCTGACGAAACGTCAGGAGACCGGACCACCGAAGATGTCGATGCGGTTGCCCTCGGCCAGCGTCACGATCGCGCGCTTGGTGTCCTTGCGCTTGCCGAAACCGGTGCGGGAGCGCTTGCGCTTGCCCTGGCGGTTCAGCGTGTTCACGGCCTCGACCTTGACCGAGAAGACCGCCTCGACGGCCTGCTTGATCTGGGTCTTGTTGGCACCGGGAGCCACGACGAACGTGTACTTGTTCTCGTCGAGGAGCGAGTAGCTCTTCTCGGAGATAACCGGCTTGATCAGGACGTCACGGGGGTCCGTGAACGTCTTGGAGGTGATCTCGCTCATCAGGCGGCAGTCCCTTCGAGCTCGCCCTCAGCAGCAACAGCCTTGGCGGAAGCGGCCGGACCGGCCACGAAACGCTCGAAGGCGGCCTGGGTGAAGACCACATCGTCGGAGACGAGCACGTCGTAGGTGTTCAGCTGGCCGGCGTCCAGGATGTGCACGTTCGGCAGGTTGCGAGCGGACAGGATGCCCAGCTCGTCCTCGCGCTCGACCACCAGGAGGAGGTTCTTGCGCTCCGAGATCTTGCCGAACAGGACCTTGGCGGCCTTGGTCGACGGGCCCTCGGTCGCGGTCACGCCGGTGACGACGTGGATGCGCTCGTGGTGCGCCCGGTCGGTGAGCGCGCTGCGCAGGGCGGCGGCGATCATCTTCTTCGGGGTCCGCTGCGAGTAGTCACGCGGCACGGGACCGTGCACGACGCCACCACCGGCGAACTGCGGCGCGCGGGTCGAGCCCTGACGGGCGCGGCCGGTGCCCTTCTGGCGGTACGGCTTCTTGCCGCCGCCACGGACCTCGCCGCGGCGCTTGACCTTGTGAGTGCCCTGACGGGCCGCAGCGAGCTGCGCCACGACGACCTGGTGCATCAGCGGGATGCTGATCTTGGCGTCGAAGATCTCGGCGGGCAGCTCGAGGCTGCCGGCCTTGTCGCCGGCCGGCGACAGGATGTCAATGGTCGTCATTTCCTTCACAGCCCCTTCGCCGCGGTGCGGACGAGGACGAGGCCGCCGTTCGGGCCCGGGATCGCGCCCTTGATGAGCAGCAGACCCTTCTCCGCGTCGACCGCGTGCACGGTCAGGTTCTGGGTGGTCACACGCTCGTGGCCCATCCGACCCGCCATGCGCATGCCCTTGAACACACGGCCCGGGGTGGCGCAGCCACCGATGGAACCGGGCGAGCGGTGCTTGCGCTGGGTGCCGTGACCGGCGCCGAGGCCCTTGAAGTTGTGACGCTTCATGACACCGGCGAAGCCCTTGCCCTTGGAGGTGCCGGTCACGTCGACCTTGACACCCGCCTCGAACAGCTCAGCGGTGATCTCCTGGCCCAGGGCGTACTCGGAGGCGTCCGAGGTACGGAGCTCGACCAGGTGACGGCGGGGGGTGACACCGGCCTTGGCGAAGTGGCCCTGGAGGGGCTTGTTCACCTTGCGGGGGTCGATCTCGCCGAAGCCGATCTGGACGGCGTCGTAGCCGGCCGGGCTGTCGGCGGTGTGGACCTGGGTCACGACATTGGGCCCAGCCTTGACGACGGTCACCGGGACGACCCGGTTGTTCTCGTCCCAGACCTGGGTCATGCCGAGCTTCTCGCCCAGGATGCCCTTAATCTGCTTAGCCATCTTCGGTGCGCCTCTCAGAGCTTGATCTCGATGTCGACGCCCGCCGGCAGGTCGAGACGCATCAGCGAGTCAACCGTCTTCGGCGTGGGGTCGAGGATGTCGATCAGACGCTTGTGAGTGCGCATCTCGAAGTGCTCGCGCGAGTCCTTGTACTTGTGCGGCGAGCGGATGACGCAGTACACGTTCTTCTCAGTGGGCAGCGGCACCGGGCCCGCGACCTGCGCACCAGTACGGATCACCGTCTCGACGATCTTCTTCGCCGAGGAGTCGATGACCTCGTGGTCGTAGGCCTTGAGCCGGATGCGGATCTTCTGTCCCGCCATGGCTACTCCGTAGTCCTTTGAGTCGTACGTTGCTTCGCGACTCCTCCGACCCCCGCGCTCGGGCGTGTCGCACTCGCGCTTGCAAAAAACCGGCGAACAGATTCGTCGGCTTCGAACTGCTGGAGGAGGTGAGCCGGGCCGGTACCCCGCGTACGCTTCCCGGAAGATTCCCGTACTTTCGCCCCGCAGCTGCCGCGGTGTCGCTTACACACCACTGCACCCACACACAGCACGTGGGCACATGAACGGCCATTCACGGGAACGACGAGTACATGGGACTCGCTTCCAGTCCTCCCGACGGGAGGCGCGCAGCATCGGTACTCAACCGAGCAACTCAGACATCCTGCCACAGAACGCGGGCGATACGCCAATCGGGTTCACCCGCAGGGGTGCACGTCACACCCCTTGTCCGGCCGGCAAACCTGTTCCGGCCGGAGAAACGCCGAGGGCCCGGCCCACTCCCTCGCGGGAGCGGACCGGGCCCTGCAGTTGACCAGGGGTCAGAGCGTCAATTACTTGACGATCTTGGTGACCTGGCCGGCGCCGACGGTGCGGCCACCCTCACGGATGGCGAACTTCAGGCCCTCCTCCATGGCGACCGGCTGGATCAGCGCGACCGTCATGGCGGTGTTGTCGCCCGGCATGACCATCTCGGTGCCCTCGGGGAGGGTCACGACGCCGGTCACGTCAGTGGTACGGAAGTAGAACTGCGGGCGGTAGTTGTTGAAGAAGGGGGTGTGACGACCACCCTCGTCCTTCGACAGGATGTAGGCCTGGGCCTCGAAGTCGGTGTGCGGCGTGACCGAACCCGGCTTGATGATGACCTGGCCGCGCTCGACGTCCTCGCGCTTGATGCCGCGGAGCAGCAGACCGACGTTCTCACCGGCCTGGCCCTCGTCGAGCAGCTTGCGGAACATCTCGATACCGGTGACCGTGGTGGTGGTCTTGGTGGTCTTGATGCCGATGATGTCGACGGTCTCGTTGACCTTGAGGATGCCGCGCTCGATACGACCGGTGACGACGGTGCCACGACCGGTGATCGTGAAGACGTCCTCGATCGGCATCAGGAACGGCTGGTCGGTGAGGCGGGCCGGGGTCGGGATGGCCTCGTCGACGGCGTGCATGAGGCCGAGGAGCTTCTCGCCCCACTCCTTGTCGCCCTCGAGCGCCTTGAGCGCCGAGACGCGGACGACCGGCAGGTCGTCGCCCGGGAACTCGTACTCGGAGAGGAGCTCACGGACCTCGAGCTCGACGAGCTCCAGGATCTCCTCGTCGTCCACCATGTCGGCCTTGTTCAGGGCGACGACGATGTAGGGGACGCCGACCTGGCGGGCCAGGAGCACGTGCTCCTTGGTCTGCGGCATCGGGCCGTCGGTGGCGGCGACGACGAGGATCGCACCGTCCATCTGGGCCGCACCGGTGATCATGTTCTTGATGTAGTCGGCGTGACCCGGGCAGTCGACGTGGGCGTAGTGACGCGCCTCGGTCTGGTACTCGACGTGCGCGATCGAGATGGTGATACCGCGCTGACGCTCCTCCGGGGCCTTGTCGATCTGGTCGAACGGCGTGAAGGGGTTGATGTCCGGGTACGCGTCGTGCAGCACCTTGGTGATGGCCGCGGTCAGCGTGGTCTTACCGTGGTCGATGTGACCGATGGTGCCGATGTTGACGTGGGGCTTCGTCCGCTCGAACTTCGCCTTCGCCACTGCAGTCCTCCTGAGGACAGTTCTGTACGCCGTACGACGTCAGTTGGTCTGGATCGGGTTTTTGGAACGGGGCGCTGGTGGCGCCCCATTGCCGTCCCGCGGGTGGGGGTGCCGGAGGGCTCCCGGGCGGAACCCGGACGGGTGTCGTCCGGGTGCCCTCCTTCTAGCCTAAAGGTTCTGGTTCATCCCGATTACCGGGACGTCACTCGCCCTTGGCCTTGGCGATGATGTCGTCCGCCACGTTCCGCGGAACCTCGGCGTACGAGTCGAACTGCATCGAGTAGCTCGCGCGACCAGAGGTCTTGCTGCGCAGGTCACCGACGTAGCCGAACATCTCGGAGAGCGGCACCAGCGCCTTGACGACGCGGGCACCGTGACGCTCCTCCATGGCCCGGATCTGGCCACGGCGGGAGTTGATGTCGCCGATCACGTCGCCCATGTAGTCCTCGGGGGTGGTGACCTCGACGGCCATCATCGGCTCGAGCAGAGCCGGCGACGCCTTCTTGGCACCTTCCTTGAACGCCATGGAACCGGCGATCTTGAACGCCAGCTCGGACGAGTCGACGTCGTGCGACGCGCCGTCGAGCAGGCTGACGCGGACGCCCTGGAGCGGGTAGCCGGCGAGCACGCCGAACTCCATGGCCTCCTGGCAACCGGCGTCCACCGAGGGGATGTACTCCTTCGGAACGCGGCCACCGGTGACCTTGTTCACGAACTCGTAGCCCTCGCCGGACTCCAGCGGCTCGATCGCGATCTGGATCTTCGCGAACTGGCCGGAACCACCGGTCTGCTTCTTGTGCGTGTAGTCGATGCGCTCGACGGCCTTGCGGATCGTCTCGCGGTACGCGACCTGCGGCTTGCCGACGTTGGCCTCGACCTTGAACTCACGGCGCATACGGTCGACCAGCACCTCGAGGTGCAGCTCGCCCATACCCGCGATGATGGTCTGGCCGGTCTCTTCGTCGGTGTTGACCTGGAAGGACGGGTCCTCCTCGGCCAGGCGCTGGATGGCGACACCCAGCTTCTCCTGGTCGCCCTTGGACTTGGGCTCGATCGCGACGCGGATGACCGGGGCCGGGAAGTCCATGGACTCCAGGATGACCGGCTGCTTCTCGTCGGACAGCGTCTCACCGGTGGTGGTCTGCTTCAGGCCCATCACGGCGATGATGTCGCCGGCGCCCACCGAGTCGATCTCCTCACGCTTGTTCGCGTGCATGCGGTAGATCTTGCCGATGCGCTCCTTCTTGCCCTTGACGGAGTTCAGCACCGAGGTGCCGGACTCCAGGCGGCCGGAGTACACGCGGACGAAGGTGAGCTTGCCCAGGTGCGGGTCAGACATGATCTTGAACGCGAGCGCGGCGAGCGGCTCGTCGTCAGAGGCCTGACGGACGATCTTCTCGTCGGGGTTGTTCGGCTTGGTGCCCTCGATGCCCTCGATGTCGAGGGGCGACGGCAGGTACTTCACAACCGCGTCGAGCAGGGGCTGGACGCCCTTGTTCTTGAACGCCGAGCCGCAGAAGATCGGGGTGAAGTCCGAGTTCAGCGTGCCCTTGCGGATCGCGGCGACCAGCAGCTCCTCGGGGATGTCCTCGCCCTCCAGGGCGAGCTCCATCACCTCGTCGCTGACGTTCGACACGGTGTCGAGCAGCTGCTCGCGGTACTCCGCCGCCTTGTCGGCGAGGTCGGCCGGGATGTCGACGACGTCGTACATCTCGCCCTTGGGAGCGTCCGCGGACCAGACCAGGGCCTTCATCTTCACCAGGTCGACGACACCGGTGAAGTCACCCTCGGCGCCGATCGGGAGCTGCATGACCAGCGGGGTGGCGCCGAGGCGGTCCACGATGGTCTGCACGCAGAAGTAGAAGTCGGCGCCCGTGCGGTCCAGCTTGTTGATGAAGCAGATGCGCGGGACGCCGTAGCGGTCAGCCTGCCGCCACACGGTCTCGGACTGGGGCTCGACACCGGCGACGCCGTCGAACACCGTCACGCCACCGTCGAGCACGCGCAGCGAGCGCTCCACCTCGACGGTGAAGTCGACGTGGCCCGGGGTGTCGATGATGTTGATGGTGTTGTCAACGCCGTCGAGGGTCCAGTGACAGGTCGTCGCGGCCGACGTGATGGTGATGCCGCGCTCCTGCTCCTGCTCCATCCAGTCCATGGTGGCAGCGCCATCGTGGACCTCACCGATCTTGTACGAGACACCGGTGTAGAACAGGATCCGCTCGGTGGTGGTGGTCTTGCCCGCGTCGATGTGCGCCATGATCCCGATGTTGCGGACCTTGGCGAGGTCAAGGGAGGTTGCAGCCATGGTGGCTCGTTCTCTCTCTGTCTAGTGACGGGGTTCGGACTACCAGCGGTAGTGCGCGAAGGCCTTGTTGGACTCGGCCATCTTGTGGGTGTCCTCGCGACGCTTCACGGAAGCGCCCAGGCCGTTGCTGGCGTCGAGGATCTCGTTGAGCAGACGCTCGGTCATGGTCTTCTCGCGACGGGCGCGGGAGTAGCCGACCAGCCAGCGCAGCGCCAGGGTGTTGGCGCGGCCCGGACGGACCTCGACCGGCACCTGGTAGGTGGCGCCGCCGACGCGGCGGGACTTGACCTCGAGGGTCGGCTTGACGTTCTCCAGGGCGCGCTTGAGCGCGACCACCGGGTCGGCGCCGGTCTTCTCGCGGACACCCTCGAGGGCGCCGTAGACGATCCGCTCGGCGGTGGAGCGCTTGCCGTGCAGCAGGATCTTGTTGACCAGCGAGGTCACGAGCGGCGAGCCGTAGACCGGGTCGATGATGACCGGGCGCTTCGGGGCGGGACCCTTACGAGGCATTCTTACTTCTCCTTCTTGGCGCCGTAGCGGCTACGAGCCTGCTTGCGGTTCTTGACACCCTGGGTGTCGAGCGAGCCGCGGATGATCTTGTAGCGGACACCAGGAAGGTCCTTCACACGGCCACCGCGGACCAGCACGATGGAGTGCTCCTGCAGGTTGTGGCCCTCGCCCGGAATGTAGGCGGTGACCTCGATCCCGCTGGTGAGGCGCACACGGGCGACCTTACGAAGCGCCGAGTTCGGCTTCTTCGGGGTGGTCGTGTACACACGCGTGCAGACGCCGCGGCGCTGGGGCGAACCCTTCAGTGCGGGCGTCTTGTTCTTCTCGACCTTGTCCTGCCGGCCCTTTCGGACCAGCTGCTGGATCGTAGGCACCGTTTCTCCGTTTTCTGTGTGCCAAGGCTTGGTGGAACTAACCTGCGGTATGGCCCGCACCCTCCGACCCACGCGGTCGGGTGTGTTGGCCTTCTTCGGGGGAAGAATCGCGGAATCCCATGAGCTGCGCTGCGGCTACGGCGCACACCGAGCGGGTGGAGTCTCCGCTGCGGCGGCCGATCTGCTGGCACGCACAAGGACCCGGGCACACCCCAGGCACAAGGTCAGAGCGTACCTAGCGCACAGGCGGCGGTCAAAACAAATGGGGCGCGCCCGGCCGGGCGCGCGTCCCGGCGCCGCACGGGCCGGGTGCGCGCGTCGTCCGGACGTCGGGTGCGCGTCGCACCGGTTCAGGGACCGGTGCCGGGCCCGGTCACCGAGGCGATGATCACCAGGAAGAGCAGCAGTGACCATCCGGCGATCGTCACCCAGCCCAGGATCAGGCCGGTCAGCGCCATGCCGTCGCCCTGCTCGCCGGTGCGGCGGATCTGCGAGCGGGCCATGTGACCGGTGATCACCGCGGGCACGCCGGAGAGGCCGCCGGTGAAGAAGACCAGGCCGCCGAGGACCAGCGAGGCGACCGCCAGGCCGTTGCGCGGCGGGAGCGGCTGGTACGCGGGCAGGAAGGTCGGCGGCACCACCGGAACGGCGGCGCCCATCGGCAGCACCATCGGCCCGGCCGGCAGGTCGGCCACCAGGGCGGCCAACTGCCCGTAGGTGGCGGCCTGGTGGGCGGTGCCCATGCGCTGCTCGAACTCGGGCGCGGACAGCCGGCCCTCCGCGTAGGCGGCCCGCAGCACGTCCACGGTGCGCTCGCGGTCGGCGTGCGCCGCGCGCATCGCGGCCTGCGGCGTCGACGCCGGCCGCCACGGCTGCTGCCCGTACGGCGCCGGAGATCCCCACTGACCGGCCATCGCCGCCACCTCCCGATTCCCCGCGCTGCGAGTGCGCTCCCAGCATGCAGGACGTTCGGGCGCGCCAGGTAGTTGCCGACGGGGTACCAGTACCGCCGAACGGGGGATGGGACGGGGCGGCGGAACGATCATAGGGTCGGGTGACGGGCCCGCTCCGGACGCCTCCGGACCGCTCCGGACCCAGCCGCACCGACCCCGACAAGGAGTGCCCCGCCATGGAGGCGACCACCCCGCCGCCCGCCGTCTCGATCCGCGAC
The DNA window shown above is from Streptomyces sp. TLI_171 and carries:
- the rplX gene encoding 50S ribosomal protein L24; its protein translation is MKIKKGDLVQVITGKDKGKQGKVIQAMPADNKVLVEGVNRVKKHTKPGPGTQGGIVTVEAPVHVSNVQLVVEKDGKKVVTRVGYRFDDQGNKIRVAKRTGEDI
- the rplN gene encoding 50S ribosomal protein L14; this encodes MIQQESRLRVADNTGAKEILCIRVLGGSGRRYAGIGDVIVATVKDAIPGGSVKKGDVVKCVVVRTVKERRRPDGSYIRFDENAAVVLKNTDGDPRGTRIFGPVGRELRDKKFMKIISLAPEVL
- the rpsQ gene encoding 30S ribosomal protein S17 — translated: MTENTNETRGFRKTREGLVVSDKMDKTVVVAVEDRVKHALYGKVIRRTNKLKAHDEQNACGVGDRVLLMETRPLSATKRWRVVEILEKAK
- the rpmC gene encoding 50S ribosomal protein L29 — encoded protein: MSAATKAAELRELDNEALVAKLREAKEELFNLRFQAATGQLDNHGRLRLVRKDIARIYTLMRERELGIETVENA
- the rplP gene encoding 50S ribosomal protein L16; the protein is MLIPRRVKHRKQHHPKRRGAAKGGTELAFGQFGIQAVTPAYVTNRQIESARIAITRHIRRGGKVWINIYPDRPLTKKPAETRMGSGKGSPEWWIANVHPGRVMFELSYPNEKIAREALTRAAHKLPMKCRIVRREDGES
- the rpsC gene encoding 30S ribosomal protein S3, producing the protein MGQKVNPHGFRLGISTDFKSRWYADKLYKDYVKEDVAIRRLMTKGMERAGISKVEIERTRDRVRVDIHTARPGIVIGRRGAEADKIRGNLEKLTGKQVQLNILEVKNPELDAQLVAQGVAEQLSSRVSFRRAMRKSMQSTMKAGAKGIKVQCSGRLGGAEMSRSEFYREGRVPLHTLRANVDYGFFEAKTTFGRIGVKVWIYKGDVKNIAEVRAENAAARSGNRPARPEGGRPARGGERGGRGGERGGRGRRPAAAEAQAPAAAVEAPAAAENTGTEA
- the rplV gene encoding 50S ribosomal protein L22, with the protein product MEARAQARYIRVTPMKARRVVDLIRGLPATEAQAVLRFAPQAATVPVGKVLNSAIANAAHNYNHSNTDDLYISEAYVDEGPTLKRFRPRAQGRAYRIRKRTSHITVVVSSKEGTR
- the rpsS gene encoding 30S ribosomal protein S19, with product MPRSLKKGPFIDDHLQKKVDVQNEAGTQNVIKTWSRRSVISPAMLGHTIAVHDGRKHVPVFVTESMVGHKLGEFAPTRTFKGHVKEDRKSKRR
- the rplB gene encoding 50S ribosomal protein L2, coding for MGIRKYKPTTPGRRGSSVADFVEITRSTPEKSLVRPLHSKGGRNNAGRVTARHQGGGHKRAYRLIDFRRHDKDGVPAKVAHIEYDPNRTARIALLHYADGEKRYIIAPRGVAQGDRIENGAGADIKPGNNLPLRNIPVGTTIHAVELRPGGGAKLARSAGSGIQLLAREGRMAHLRMPSGEIRLVDARCRATVGEVGNAEQSNINWGKAGRMRWKGVRPTVRGVAMNPIDHPHGGGEGKTSGGRHPVSPWGKPEGRTRRPNKASDSLIVRRRKTNKKR
- the rplW gene encoding 50S ribosomal protein L23, coding for MSEITSKTFTDPRDVLIKPVISEKSYSLLDENKYTFVVAPGANKTQIKQAVEAVFSVKVEAVNTLNRQGKRKRSRTGFGKRKDTKRAIVTLAEGNRIDIFGGPVS
- the rplD gene encoding 50S ribosomal protein L4, which codes for MTTIDILSPAGDKAGSLELPAEIFDAKISIPLMHQVVVAQLAAARQGTHKVKRRGEVRGGGKKPYRQKGTGRARQGSTRAPQFAGGGVVHGPVPRDYSQRTPKKMIAAALRSALTDRAHHERIHVVTGVTATEGPSTKAAKVLFGKISERKNLLLVVEREDELGILSARNLPNVHILDAGQLNTYDVLVSDDVVFTQAAFERFVAGPAASAKAVAAEGELEGTAA
- the rplC gene encoding 50S ribosomal protein L3 produces the protein MAKQIKGILGEKLGMTQVWDENNRVVPVTVVKAGPNVVTQVHTADSPAGYDAVQIGFGEIDPRKVNKPLQGHFAKAGVTPRRHLVELRTSDASEYALGQEITAELFEAGVKVDVTGTSKGKGFAGVMKRHNFKGLGAGHGTQRKHRSPGSIGGCATPGRVFKGMRMAGRMGHERVTTQNLTVHAVDAEKGLLLIKGAIPGPNGGLVLVRTAAKGL
- the rpsJ gene encoding 30S ribosomal protein S10; protein product: MAGQKIRIRLKAYDHEVIDSSAKKIVETVIRTGAQVAGPVPLPTEKNVYCVIRSPHKYKDSREHFEMRTHKRLIDILDPTPKTVDSLMRLDLPAGVDIEIKL
- the tuf gene encoding elongation factor Tu codes for the protein MAKAKFERTKPHVNIGTIGHIDHGKTTLTAAITKVLHDAYPDINPFTPFDQIDKAPEERQRGITISIAHVEYQTEARHYAHVDCPGHADYIKNMITGAAQMDGAILVVAATDGPMPQTKEHVLLARQVGVPYIVVALNKADMVDDEEILELVELEVRELLSEYEFPGDDLPVVRVSALKALEGDKEWGEKLLGLMHAVDEAIPTPARLTDQPFLMPIEDVFTITGRGTVVTGRIERGILKVNETVDIIGIKTTKTTTTVTGIEMFRKLLDEGQAGENVGLLLRGIKREDVERGQVIIKPGSVTPHTDFEAQAYILSKDEGGRHTPFFNNYRPQFYFRTTDVTGVVTLPEGTEMVMPGDNTAMTVALIQPVAMEEGLKFAIREGGRTVGAGQVTKIVK